One segment of Leptospiraceae bacterium DNA contains the following:
- a CDS encoding carbamoyltransferase, protein MNILGISCFYHDSAAAILKNGEIIAAAQEERFTRKRHDANFPNHSIEYCLQTANLKVNDLDYVAFYDKPFLKFERIIESALSAAPRGLPTFMKAVPIWMSQKLFAGEEIKKQLGKKEFKGKLIFPEHHESHAAAAFFPSPYLDAAFLTVDGVGEWTTTSYGIGRDNRIEILNDIKFPHSLGLLYSAITYYTGFKVNSGEYKVMGLAPYGEPKYVQLILDNLIDLKEDGSYKINLEYFDYIGGDRMTNKKFDTLFGAPARKPETKLSQREMDLARSIQEVIEIVVLKMAHHIHKTTGMKHLCLSGGVALNCVANGKILREGPFDDIWIQPASGDAGSALGAALITHYHVNNAPRKGTNFAKMQKASYLGPEYSEEYIENYFKTNFIPYEKVSKPEVAKRTAKVLSEEKVVGWFQGRMEFGPRALGARSIIGDPRSQNMQSIMNLKIKFRESFRPFAPSVLREDVSKYFEHDGDSPYMLIVAPIKESMRIKMTPEQEKLFGIEKLNIPRSKLPSITHVDYSARIQTVSREDHAAYYDLISEFKKITGVGVVVNTSFNVRGEPIVCTPEDAYRCFMRTNMDYLVIENFILDKTKQPELKNDNDWKNEFELD, encoded by the coding sequence ATGAATATTTTGGGAATTTCTTGTTTTTACCATGATAGCGCTGCCGCCATTCTAAAAAATGGAGAAATAATAGCAGCTGCACAAGAAGAAAGATTTACACGAAAGCGACACGATGCAAATTTTCCGAACCACTCGATTGAATATTGCCTACAAACTGCCAATTTAAAAGTAAATGATTTAGACTATGTAGCTTTTTACGATAAACCTTTTTTAAAATTCGAAAGAATCATTGAATCCGCTCTGAGCGCAGCTCCACGAGGTCTACCAACCTTCATGAAAGCGGTACCTATCTGGATGAGCCAAAAACTTTTTGCAGGGGAAGAAATCAAAAAACAACTCGGCAAAAAAGAATTTAAAGGCAAACTTATATTTCCGGAACACCATGAATCCCATGCTGCAGCAGCTTTTTTTCCTTCCCCCTATTTAGATGCAGCATTTTTAACTGTAGACGGTGTTGGAGAATGGACTACAACTAGTTATGGTATAGGGCGTGATAATCGAATCGAAATTTTAAACGATATTAAATTTCCCCATTCCCTTGGATTACTCTATTCGGCTATTACGTATTACACTGGATTCAAAGTAAATTCAGGTGAATACAAAGTAATGGGCCTTGCGCCTTACGGTGAACCAAAGTATGTGCAGCTAATTCTAGATAACCTCATAGACCTAAAAGAAGACGGATCCTATAAAATTAATTTGGAATATTTTGACTACATTGGTGGAGATCGAATGACAAATAAAAAATTCGATACTCTATTTGGAGCCCCTGCTCGCAAACCAGAAACTAAATTGTCTCAGCGCGAAATGGATCTTGCTCGCTCTATCCAAGAAGTGATTGAAATTGTCGTTTTAAAAATGGCACACCATATTCATAAAACTACAGGCATGAAACATCTATGTCTCTCGGGTGGAGTTGCTTTAAATTGTGTGGCTAATGGCAAAATCCTTAGAGAAGGTCCATTTGACGATATATGGATTCAACCGGCTAGCGGAGATGCCGGATCTGCGTTAGGCGCTGCCCTCATTACTCATTATCATGTAAACAATGCACCTAGAAAAGGAACCAACTTTGCCAAAATGCAAAAGGCTTCCTATTTAGGTCCCGAATACAGCGAAGAATATATTGAAAACTATTTTAAAACCAATTTTATTCCTTACGAAAAGGTTTCCAAACCAGAAGTGGCAAAACGAACTGCCAAAGTTTTATCTGAAGAAAAAGTAGTCGGATGGTTTCAAGGACGAATGGAATTTGGCCCTCGTGCCCTTGGGGCTCGTTCCATAATTGGAGATCCTAGATCACAAAATATGCAATCAATCATGAATTTAAAAATTAAATTCAGAGAATCATTTCGACCATTTGCACCTTCTGTATTGAGGGAAGACGTTTCTAAATACTTCGAACATGATGGAGATTCTCCGTATATGCTGATAGTAGCTCCAATCAAGGAATCAATGCGTATTAAAATGACTCCTGAACAAGAGAAACTATTTGGAATTGAAAAATTAAATATTCCAAGATCTAAATTACCTTCCATTACTCACGTCGATTATTCTGCACGTATTCAAACCGTTAGTCGTGAAGACCATGCCGCCTATTATGACTTAATTTCTGAATTCAAAAAAATCACTGGAGTTGGAGTTGTAG
- a CDS encoding DUF1566 domain-containing protein, whose protein sequence is MFQLNSFQVVPKSIFILFICLNLNTNILFPLPDTAKKKIYIPHLYIASDVSETIREGFILKLKAYMLEIFGDSYNIVCQSDLDLLVKQAEIFQKQGKDTKEILSEIAEARDADEIIHGKIFEDQGQIKILLNNLKKDMKTGDFFTKSIVDISFLEKDFDFYTKEAAIKILNPHYKIKTGEAMIVTQKKQLKQKIDPVNFADTKLIAIGTVEWGKFEGLMKWEEAVDTCEQKGMRLPTPEELRDMAHLKNHILREPCCVFWTSLSNQKDADYAYYIDINDGYGNYYHKDIDVRVRCVKR, encoded by the coding sequence ATGTTCCAGCTAAACAGCTTTCAGGTAGTTCCAAAATCGATTTTCATTCTATTTATTTGCCTTAATCTAAACACGAATATTTTATTTCCTTTACCCGATACAGCAAAAAAGAAAATTTATATTCCTCACCTTTATATCGCCTCCGATGTTTCCGAGACTATCCGAGAAGGTTTTATATTAAAACTAAAAGCCTATATGTTAGAAATATTTGGAGATAGTTACAATATTGTTTGTCAATCCGACTTAGATTTACTCGTTAAACAAGCAGAAATTTTTCAAAAACAAGGAAAGGACACGAAAGAAATTCTCTCCGAAATCGCAGAAGCGAGAGATGCTGATGAGATTATTCACGGGAAAATTTTCGAAGATCAGGGGCAAATCAAAATTCTCCTCAATAATCTAAAAAAGGATATGAAAACAGGAGATTTTTTTACAAAGTCCATAGTTGACATTTCTTTTCTCGAAAAAGATTTTGATTTTTATACAAAAGAAGCAGCCATAAAAATTCTGAACCCACACTACAAAATCAAAACCGGCGAGGCAATGATTGTTACTCAGAAAAAACAACTTAAACAAAAGATTGATCCCGTTAATTTTGCAGATACAAAATTAATTGCAATAGGGACTGTAGAATGGGGAAAATTTGAGGGACTAATGAAATGGGAAGAGGCAGTCGATACATGCGAACAGAAAGGTATGAGACTTCCCACTCCAGAAGAACTCCGCGACATGGCTCATTTAAAAAATCATATTTTGAGAGAACCCTGTTGTGTATTCTGGACTTCTCTATCAAATCAAAAAGATGCGGATTACGCCTATTACATTGATATCAATGATGGTTATGGAAATTATTATCACAAGGATATTGATGTACGCGTACGCTGCGTAAAGAGATAA
- a CDS encoding WG repeat-containing protein: MKESILKIKLFFIFSLLVSSCNLFQSKTEVEIEILPETMPEVNTAIGGEKWEEVASIIKPEPNYKLIANSEKVDFFIEPKFGTADPFQDKLAFVKFQDKKKTKEGYIDLSGDLVIPTNYDYPNYSFRYGIAKVVKDNKTGYIGKNGKIIIPLQFQDAGEFFDTTTWFKANGKFGFINLQGNVIISAKFDLVESFQEGLSCVRQKGKFGYINEKGEKVIDFQFQEASSFKEGLASVKQNGKYFFINKYGTRAIKFNFDFANNFYEGLARVRIGDKYGYINKRGDFVVKPNLDQMFHDAFHFREGRAVFAKGDKYGYLDRSGKTIIPAKFDFADSFSEDLAVVAVGKKVGYINRYGEYVVKPQFDNGENFSEGLAAVKKGDLYGFIRKDDIAKEIEVK, encoded by the coding sequence ATGAAAGAATCCATTTTGAAAATAAAGTTATTTTTTATATTTAGCCTTTTAGTAAGTTCGTGCAATTTATTCCAATCTAAAACTGAAGTAGAAATCGAAATTCTTCCAGAGACAATGCCTGAAGTTAACACTGCAATAGGAGGAGAAAAATGGGAAGAGGTCGCTAGTATAATCAAACCTGAGCCAAATTATAAATTAATTGCGAATTCAGAAAAAGTAGACTTTTTCATAGAACCAAAGTTTGGTACTGCAGATCCTTTTCAAGATAAACTTGCATTTGTAAAATTCCAGGATAAAAAAAAGACTAAAGAAGGTTACATTGATTTATCAGGGGATTTAGTGATTCCGACTAATTATGATTATCCCAATTATTCTTTCCGATATGGGATTGCAAAGGTTGTAAAAGATAATAAAACGGGATACATTGGAAAAAATGGGAAAATAATAATTCCTTTGCAATTTCAAGATGCAGGAGAGTTTTTTGATACAACTACTTGGTTTAAGGCTAATGGCAAATTCGGATTTATAAATTTACAGGGAAACGTAATTATTTCTGCTAAATTCGATTTAGTAGAGTCCTTTCAAGAAGGACTTTCTTGCGTTAGGCAAAAAGGTAAGTTCGGATATATAAATGAAAAAGGGGAAAAGGTAATTGATTTCCAATTTCAAGAAGCAAGTTCATTTAAGGAAGGTTTGGCTTCGGTAAAACAAAATGGAAAGTATTTTTTTATTAACAAATATGGAACTCGAGCTATTAAATTTAATTTTGATTTTGCAAACAACTTTTATGAAGGATTGGCTCGCGTGAGAATAGGGGATAAGTATGGTTATATTAATAAACGAGGGGATTTTGTTGTAAAACCAAACTTAGATCAAATGTTCCATGACGCATTTCATTTTCGAGAAGGTAGAGCTGTATTCGCAAAAGGGGATAAGTATGGTTATCTAGACCGATCTGGAAAAACGATTATACCGGCAAAATTTGATTTTGCAGATTCTTTTTCTGAAGACTTGGCCGTTGTTGCTGTCGGCAAAAAAGTAGGATATATCAACCGTTATGGGGAATATGTCGTTAAACCACAATTTGATAATGGAGAAAATTTTTCAGAAGGGCTCGCTGCTGTTAAAAAAGGGGACTTGTACGGGTTTATTCGAAAAGATGATATTGCTAAAGAAATTGAGGTTAAATAG
- a CDS encoding DUF1564 family protein has translation MTYEEFLKENLESLKEHFWGIEAKGYKNGVTVSTNKKYYPREKNPFIEINSTLLIPEKYYLQFRQNIVRHGGVRAYVAYLLLKYKIHIANGLIPTYCNHTTKYQEKNQNLIKVAFRPNLDDWAELKLYRVCFGISISALIVYLLIADSVDFAERVSYYLGAVGIPQSPHLDLWAKVYLSRKNFHYTTVFQYRRSQYG, from the coding sequence ATGACCTATGAAGAATTTCTAAAAGAGAATCTGGAATCATTAAAAGAACATTTCTGGGGTATCGAGGCTAAAGGATACAAAAACGGAGTAACCGTTTCTACGAATAAAAAGTATTATCCGCGCGAAAAAAATCCTTTCATAGAGATTAATTCAACCCTCTTAATTCCAGAAAAATACTATCTCCAATTTCGTCAGAATATTGTACGTCATGGCGGTGTTCGAGCGTATGTCGCATACCTTCTATTAAAATACAAAATCCATATCGCGAACGGACTTATTCCCACTTACTGCAATCATACTACTAAATACCAAGAGAAAAACCAAAACCTCATCAAAGTCGCGTTCCGTCCGAATTTGGACGACTGGGCTGAGTTAAAGTTGTACCGGGTTTGTTTTGGGATATCCATTTCTGCCTTAATCGTATATTTACTCATTGCCGACTCTGTAGATTTCGCAGAAAGAGTCTCCTACTACTTGGGGGCTGTAGGAATTCCACAGTCCCCGCATTTGGATTTGTGGGCTAAGGTGTATCTATCGCGTAAAAATTTTCACTATACGACCGTTTTCCAATATCGAAGAAGCCAGTATGGGTAA
- a CDS encoding NTP transferase domain-containing protein, with product MKCFLLAAGFGKRMGDLTTNLPKPLLPYKGKTLLDHSIQFATEFGITEFIVNTHYHADKILEHLKKYTDYKIHISYEPEILGTGGGIKTGIKKIIPPEEIFLTLNPDVQLESNSENLKTIIHSYSGDCLLFLSRPELKTDYTTLDLQNGKVYFREGEFFYIGMALLRASILQGIPENSFSDLAEIYRALSKNDCLEGIYFTGNTIDVGDREKYLKLTKLT from the coding sequence ATGAAATGTTTTTTATTAGCCGCAGGTTTTGGAAAACGTATGGGAGATTTAACGACAAATCTTCCGAAGCCGCTATTGCCATATAAAGGCAAAACACTATTAGACCACTCCATCCAATTTGCGACAGAGTTTGGTATTACTGAGTTTATAGTGAATACTCATTATCATGCAGATAAAATTCTTGAACACTTAAAAAAATATACTGACTACAAAATTCATATTTCTTATGAGCCCGAAATTTTAGGAACCGGTGGAGGAATTAAAACGGGTATAAAAAAAATCATTCCACCAGAAGAAATTTTTCTTACCTTAAACCCAGACGTTCAACTTGAATCCAATTCAGAAAACTTAAAAACTATAATTCATTCTTACTCTGGAGATTGTTTACTTTTTCTTTCGCGCCCCGAACTAAAAACAGATTACACAACTTTGGACTTACAAAATGGAAAGGTCTATTTCAGAGAAGGTGAGTTTTTTTATATTGGAATGGCTCTCTTACGTGCGTCGATTTTACAAGGGATTCCAGAAAACTCTTTTTCGGATTTGGCTGAAATTTATAGAGCATTATCCAAGAACGATTGTTTAGAAGGTATTTATTTTACTGGAAACACAATCGATGTGGGAGACAGGGAAAAATACCTGAAATTAACTAAGCTAACTTAA
- the pheT gene encoding phenylalanine--tRNA ligase subunit beta codes for MKLSYNWLNDFADFQSIPFETIHEKINLSICEVDEVTEYREYLSTILSAKVVEVNKHPDADKLSVCIADIGTKKIQIVTGAQVAEGEIVPLAMIGTVFPDGKQINEGKLRGVDSFGMFCSEKELGLSEESSGLMKLASDTKLGVSLRVLLNSEDKILHIDNKSITHRPDLWSHFGFARELAAQLGIKVKYDPFDSEFSFSKETSPKVFENKNAHSYFAANVKGFQIKDSIPKVKDRLLKCGIKSINNVVDISNYVMLEMGQPTHFFDKAKLGEIAIEVKFARDKDKLALLDKTTKELDPSILVISNVGVPVAIAGVMGGEYSAISNTTTEAILESAVFKREDIRKTIRVTGIRTESAVRYEKGLDSHSSLPVINRALELLKENGCPSLTASKPAGFEHKKEKQEIKTSFTFLNSKLGTTFEKKVITDILQRLGFHVSSKEDELVVIVPQYRHNYDITIEEDLVEEVGRSLGYAAIDRKPLKSVVKPVTKSSKREIERSIKSIFTQNLGYAEVFNYSFSSEEDTKFEFNDISALAIANSMPDEFKFLRTSMYPSLLKHLSVNADRFETVKIFELGRTYHKIKEDELALEKRFFGFGVLRNRKSNDLLEAENDFLTTRNDIDTLFKLFGFKNIELEKTNLSYFHPNACVQWKLGGEVIAELGYLHPKFNDLYNFKRRVLVGKLYFDAIENLNIEENKKFTFIPPSHFPQDQVDISLVMERDKATESYAQLVSKLGVSEIQSVWVHDIYTGQNISSDKKSVTYRVALMNYKETFTQNAIKEITDKLIHLANENGYQLR; via the coding sequence ATGAAACTATCTTATAACTGGCTAAATGATTTTGCGGACTTTCAGTCCATACCTTTCGAAACGATTCACGAGAAAATTAACCTTTCTATTTGTGAAGTCGATGAAGTCACTGAATACAGAGAATACCTTTCCACAATTCTGTCGGCAAAAGTGGTCGAAGTAAACAAACACCCGGACGCAGACAAACTAAGTGTGTGTATTGCCGACATTGGAACTAAGAAGATTCAAATTGTTACAGGCGCACAAGTGGCAGAAGGCGAAATTGTTCCACTTGCAATGATTGGGACCGTATTTCCAGATGGTAAACAAATCAACGAAGGAAAACTGCGTGGCGTAGATAGCTTTGGGATGTTTTGTTCGGAGAAAGAACTTGGACTAAGCGAAGAATCCTCTGGACTAATGAAATTAGCCTCTGATACAAAACTCGGAGTAAGCCTGCGTGTTTTACTTAACTCAGAAGATAAAATTTTACATATAGATAATAAATCTATTACGCATAGACCGGATTTATGGAGTCATTTTGGATTTGCGCGAGAACTTGCCGCACAACTTGGAATAAAAGTCAAATATGATCCATTTGATTCTGAATTTTCTTTTTCTAAAGAAACTAGCCCGAAAGTGTTTGAAAATAAAAACGCGCATTCTTATTTTGCAGCCAATGTAAAAGGATTTCAAATAAAAGACTCCATTCCTAAAGTCAAAGATAGACTTTTAAAATGTGGGATCAAGTCGATCAATAACGTTGTGGATATTTCGAATTATGTGATGTTAGAAATGGGACAACCGACTCACTTTTTCGACAAAGCAAAGTTAGGCGAAATAGCTATTGAAGTAAAGTTTGCTCGAGATAAAGACAAACTTGCTCTCCTAGACAAAACAACTAAAGAATTAGACCCATCCATTTTAGTCATATCCAACGTCGGAGTTCCAGTTGCTATCGCGGGTGTTATGGGCGGAGAATATTCTGCGATTTCCAATACTACAACTGAAGCGATTTTAGAGTCAGCAGTTTTTAAACGCGAAGATATACGTAAAACCATTCGGGTCACTGGAATTCGGACTGAGTCTGCTGTTCGTTACGAAAAAGGTTTAGACTCTCATTCAAGTTTACCTGTTATTAACCGCGCATTAGAATTACTCAAAGAAAATGGCTGCCCGTCTCTAACAGCAAGCAAACCGGCAGGCTTTGAACATAAAAAAGAAAAACAGGAAATCAAAACTTCATTTACATTTTTAAATTCTAAACTTGGAACTACATTCGAAAAAAAAGTAATTACAGATATATTACAAAGACTTGGTTTTCATGTGAGTTCAAAGGAAGACGAATTAGTTGTAATTGTTCCACAATATAGGCACAATTATGACATCACAATCGAAGAAGATTTAGTTGAAGAAGTTGGACGCTCTTTAGGATATGCGGCAATTGATCGTAAACCTCTTAAGTCAGTTGTAAAACCAGTAACCAAAAGTTCTAAACGAGAAATCGAACGTTCCATAAAATCTATCTTTACACAAAATCTAGGTTATGCGGAAGTTTTTAATTACTCTTTTTCCTCTGAGGAAGATACAAAATTTGAATTCAATGACATTTCTGCACTTGCTATAGCGAATTCAATGCCAGATGAATTTAAGTTTTTACGTACATCAATGTATCCTTCTTTATTAAAACATCTTTCTGTTAATGCAGATCGATTCGAAACAGTAAAAATATTTGAACTAGGAAGAACTTATCATAAAATTAAGGAAGATGAACTAGCCTTGGAAAAAAGATTTTTTGGATTTGGAGTTCTTAGAAATCGAAAATCAAATGATTTACTCGAAGCTGAAAATGACTTTTTAACCACAAGAAATGACATTGATACATTATTTAAGCTATTTGGTTTTAAAAATATCGAACTAGAAAAAACAAATCTTTCCTATTTTCATCCAAATGCTTGTGTGCAGTGGAAGTTAGGAGGAGAAGTAATCGCAGAACTTGGATATTTACACCCGAAGTTTAACGATTTATACAATTTTAAACGCAGAGTACTCGTCGGTAAACTCTATTTTGACGCTATCGAAAATCTAAATATAGAAGAGAATAAAAAATTTACTTTCATCCCTCCTTCTCATTTCCCCCAAGACCAAGTAGATATTTCGCTTGTTATGGAGCGTGACAAGGCTACTGAAAGTTATGCGCAATTAGTAAGTAAATTAGGTGTTTCTGAAATCCAGTCAGTATGGGTGCATGATATTTATACAGGCCAAAATATCTCTTCGGATAAAAAATCAGTTACCTACCGTGTTGCTCTTATGAACTACAAAGAAACTTTTACCCAAAATGCGATAAAGGAAATTACCGACAAATTGATTCATCTTGCAAATGAAAATGGATACCAATTGAGGTAA
- a CDS encoding CoA ester lyase yields MAKLEHPNSALFSGEKPFPIIPACEHFAGSEKLITKALELQNKMGGLFDITMDCEDGAQTGKEKEHAEMIVRIQNSDLNVHKMSGVRIHDYTNAHWKLDVDIIVPGAGEKIAYITIPKPTKAAQVAEMISYIQETAKKANIKREIPIHVLVETHGALLDVEQIAALPWMQVLDFGLMDFISGHHGAIPASAMRSPGQFEHELLRQAKATVVAAALAHGVIPAHNVTLDLKNQYQTYSDASRARNGFGFLRMWSIYPTQIQAILDAMTPDYSEVKVACEILIAAQDAEWGPIQHAGELHDRATYRYFWELVQKAKITGQKLPDEVMKRFFS; encoded by the coding sequence ATGGCAAAACTAGAACATCCAAATTCCGCATTATTTTCAGGAGAAAAACCATTTCCTATTATTCCAGCTTGCGAGCATTTCGCAGGATCTGAGAAACTCATCACCAAAGCACTCGAACTCCAAAATAAAATGGGCGGACTCTTTGACATCACTATGGATTGCGAAGACGGAGCACAAACCGGAAAAGAAAAAGAACACGCAGAAATGATTGTTCGAATTCAAAACTCGGACTTAAACGTTCACAAAATGAGTGGAGTGCGAATCCATGACTACACAAACGCACACTGGAAATTAGACGTTGACATCATTGTCCCAGGTGCAGGCGAAAAAATCGCTTACATCACAATTCCAAAACCAACCAAAGCAGCGCAAGTTGCCGAGATGATTTCTTACATCCAAGAGACAGCTAAAAAAGCAAACATCAAAAGAGAAATTCCAATCCACGTTTTAGTTGAAACTCATGGCGCATTATTAGATGTTGAACAAATCGCCGCATTACCTTGGATGCAAGTTCTTGACTTCGGGCTAATGGACTTTATCTCCGGTCACCACGGCGCTATTCCTGCTTCGGCAATGAGAAGTCCAGGACAATTTGAACACGAACTTTTACGTCAGGCGAAAGCGACAGTAGTTGCGGCGGCACTCGCGCACGGAGTTATTCCAGCGCATAACGTTACATTAGACCTAAAAAACCAATACCAAACTTATAGCGATGCAAGCCGTGCGCGTAACGGATTCGGATTTTTACGTATGTGGTCTATTTACCCAACTCAAATCCAAGCGATCCTTGACGCGATGACACCAGACTACAGCGAAGTAAAAGTAGCCTGCGAAATTTTAATCGCCGCACAAGACGCAGAATGGGGACCAATCCAACACGCAGGCGAACTCCACGACCGCGCGACTTACCGTTATTTCTGGGAACTAGTCCAAAAAGCAAAAATCACCGGACAAAAATTACCAGACGAAGTAATGAAGAGATTTTTCTCTTAA
- a CDS encoding bacteriohemerythrin — protein sequence MKEKELSFHFVDVFPWNTNFETGISRIDEEHKKIVNLLNILASHIAYRSDSITLDRVFTELANYALYHFKSEDDIWKEYFGNDPWAELHKQEHIKFVEDIERIKKNTEAKPSDLVLEDILKFLTHWLAFHILENDKRMSKVVLAKKAGMSIQDAKVYAEKEMAGALKVLINTILSMYDSLANRTLELMREISQRQKAEARNRLSASVFDKTVDAICITDPDFHILEANPSFCQITGENEESALGKDLSLLKSGFADKNLIEEIRTDTKNLGHWSGIIRNRLKSGEMETEWLTLSAIREENGLVVNYVAVFSNVSHLLKRQKDLEIMAHHDALTGLPNRLLFQDRLNLALAHAKRSKKSLAVIYIDLDGFKPVNDMYGHAVGDIVLKEFANRLNKIVRSQDTVARLGGDEFVLLVGDLKTETDYTRVMEKVLQEAKRAIEIGEDRTVNVSASIGISLFPKDNSEADTLLHHADQAMYEAKRLGKSRYYIFPA from the coding sequence ATGAAAGAAAAAGAATTATCTTTCCATTTCGTTGATGTTTTTCCCTGGAACACAAATTTCGAAACAGGTATATCTAGAATTGATGAAGAACATAAAAAGATAGTTAATTTACTCAACATACTAGCTAGTCATATCGCATATCGCTCTGATTCAATAACATTAGATCGTGTATTTACAGAATTAGCTAACTATGCCCTTTATCATTTTAAGTCAGAGGATGATATCTGGAAAGAATATTTTGGAAACGATCCTTGGGCGGAACTTCATAAACAGGAACATATAAAATTTGTAGAAGATATCGAAAGAATCAAAAAGAACACGGAAGCCAAACCATCAGACTTAGTATTAGAAGACATACTCAAATTTTTAACTCACTGGCTTGCATTTCATATTTTGGAAAATGACAAACGAATGTCTAAAGTAGTTCTTGCCAAAAAAGCTGGAATGTCTATTCAGGATGCTAAGGTCTATGCAGAAAAAGAAATGGCCGGAGCACTTAAAGTTTTAATTAATACAATTCTTTCTATGTATGATAGTTTAGCAAATCGGACTCTCGAATTAATGCGAGAAATTTCGCAAAGACAAAAGGCAGAAGCAAGAAATAGATTATCTGCAAGTGTGTTCGATAAAACGGTAGACGCAATCTGTATAACGGATCCAGATTTTCATATATTGGAGGCAAATCCCTCTTTCTGTCAGATAACAGGTGAAAATGAGGAAAGTGCTTTAGGAAAAGATTTGTCTCTATTAAAATCAGGATTTGCAGATAAAAATCTAATTGAAGAAATTCGAACTGATACAAAAAATCTAGGCCATTGGAGTGGAATAATTAGAAACCGCTTAAAATCAGGTGAGATGGAAACAGAATGGCTGACATTATCAGCAATACGTGAGGAAAATGGTTTAGTTGTTAATTACGTAGCCGTATTTTCCAATGTGAGCCATTTATTAAAACGACAAAAAGACTTAGAAATAATGGCACATCACGATGCGTTAACCGGTTTACCAAATCGACTTTTATTTCAGGATAGACTAAATTTAGCGTTAGCACATGCAAAAAGAAGTAAAAAATCACTTGCAGTTATTTATATAGACCTCGACGGATTTAAACCGGTGAATGACATGTATGGACATGCGGTAGGCGATATCGTATTAAAAGAATTTGCAAATCGTTTAAACAAAATAGTTAGAAGTCAAGATACAGTTGCAAGACTTGGCGGTGACGAATTTGTTCTATTAGTTGGAGATTTAAAGACAGAGACTGACTATACACGTGTAATGGAAAAAGTTTTACAAGAAGCTAAGCGGGCAATTGAAATTGGAGAAGATAGGACTGTAAATGTTAGTGCAAGTATTGGAATCTCATTATTCCCAAAGGATAATAGTGAGGCAGATACACTTCTTCATCACGCAGACCAAGCAATGTACGAAGCGAAACGATTGGGCAAAAGTAGATATTATATTTTTCCTGCTTAA
- a CDS encoding DUF3293 domain-containing protein yields the protein MNRIIPSELQKAYQNTNYKVFTKEKEILLRVKYRSLEMDELLIQLGEDKFIFITAANPYSIPNSNSENQILNQILENKIIDLQKIYYYGVGESPDRKWKEDSFCVIGISLKNAMNLARNFSQNGILFGKKDQPTKIVWTF from the coding sequence TTGAACCGAATAATTCCATCCGAATTACAAAAAGCATACCAAAATACAAATTATAAAGTATTCACAAAAGAAAAAGAAATTTTACTGCGTGTAAAATACCGTTCACTAGAAATGGATGAATTACTAATACAACTCGGAGAAGATAAATTTATTTTCATAACAGCGGCTAATCCGTATTCTATTCCAAATTCAAATTCCGAAAATCAGATTCTAAATCAAATTCTAGAAAATAAAATCATTGATTTACAAAAAATATATTATTATGGAGTGGGCGAATCACCGGATAGAAAATGGAAAGAAGATTCCTTTTGTGTAATTGGGATAAGTTTGAAAAATGCAATGAATCTCGCAAGAAATTTTTCGCAAAATGGAATTCTATTTGGGAAAAAAGATCAACCTACAAAAATAGTTTGGACATTCTAG